The genomic window CGGATATGAAGCAGGATCTCTATGCACATGTGGAAGAGGGGGTTCGCGAGTCGCTGTCCGGGTTCCGTCGAGATCGTAAGGTGCGTGGGCTGCGCGTCGACGATCACGTCTGGCACTACGTCTCGTTCGGTGCAGGCGATCAGACGATTCTGTTTCTGCATGGGATGGGTGGCGCCTATGACATCTGGTGGCAGCAACTCGAAGCGTTCGCCGACCGGTTTCGTGTCGTGTCGGTCACCTATCCCGACGTTGCGACCCTTGCCGGTCTTCGTCGCGGGCTCCTTGCGATCCTCGATGCAGAGGGAATCGACCGTTTCGGTGTCGTTGGAACATCTCTGGGCGGGTACCTCGCGCAGTACCTCGTTGCCCACGACGCCGACCGGATCGATCGAGCGGTGTTCGCCAACACGTTCCCTCCGAATGACATCATCGCCGCCGAGAACGTCTGGACGGCAGCGATCGCCTCATACCTGCCGGAGAGGCTCGTCATGGGAGTGTTCCGCAAGCGCGTCGCCTCGGGCGCAGTTCCGGCGGCCGGCGGCTCGCCTCTGGTGCGCGCCTACCTGTATGAGCAGTCGCGCGGGTTGATGTCCAAGGCACAGTTCCAGGCGCGATACCGGTGCGTGATCGACCGGTTCGAACCGGTCGAACCACCGATGCCGGTGTTGATCATCGAATCCGACAACGACCCTCTCATATCGCGCGAGCTGCGGGAGATGCTGAGACGCACGTATCCCAAGGCCGAAACCCACACGTTTCACAAGACAGGCCACTTCACCTATCTGAACGAACCCGTGGCCTACACGCGGGTGCTGGCCGAGTTCCTGGAACGACAGGACTGAGGCGGGTCGCGAGCGTTTAGGCTGCACGGCGACCGTTGTCCTGGAGGTTCCTTGTGAAGTTCGGTGTTTCCATGTTTCCTACCGATCAGGCGATCCAGCCGGTCGATCTCGCAAAAGAGGTGGAGGCTCGCGGGTTCGAATCGCTGTGGTTCCCCGAACACAGTCACATTCCGGTGAGTCGTCGCACTCCGTGGGGAGGTGTCAAGGGCGCTGCACCATTGCCCGAGTATTACGCCCGCACCCACGATCAGTTCGTGGCCCTCGGCGCCGTAGCCGCCGTGACCACGACGTTGAAGCTCGGTACCGGCATCACCCTCGTTGCCCAACGGGATCCGATATGGCTGGCCAAGCAGGTCGCGTCACTGGACACGATCTCGAACGGCAGGGTGCTGTTCGGGATCGGGTACGGCTGGAACAAGGAGGAGATGGCAGACCATGGTGTCGCGTACCTCGAGCGAAGAGCAATCCTGCGGGAGAACGTCCTGGCAATGAAGGAGCTCTGGACCCAGGACATCGCCTCTTTCGACGGTGAGCATGTTCACTTCGAGCCAAGCTGGTCTTGGCCGAAGCCGGTCCAGAAGCCCCACCCGCCGATCATCCTCGGTGGTG from Actinomycetota bacterium includes these protein-coding regions:
- a CDS encoding LLM class F420-dependent oxidoreductase; this encodes MKFGVSMFPTDQAIQPVDLAKEVEARGFESLWFPEHSHIPVSRRTPWGGVKGAAPLPEYYARTHDQFVALGAVAAVTTTLKLGTGITLVAQRDPIWLAKQVASLDTISNGRVLFGIGYGWNKEEMADHGVAYLERRAILRENVLAMKELWTQDIASFDGEHVHFEPSWSWPKPVQKPHPPIILGGAAGPRTFGDIVEFCDGWMPIAGRHDLFDKIDALQAAAAAAGRDPIELTVSGAKPESGVIERLAEVGVSRVVLGVPPKPADDVLPRLDRYAALLDEFSGV
- a CDS encoding alpha/beta hydrolase codes for the protein MKQDLYAHVEEGVRESLSGFRRDRKVRGLRVDDHVWHYVSFGAGDQTILFLHGMGGAYDIWWQQLEAFADRFRVVSVTYPDVATLAGLRRGLLAILDAEGIDRFGVVGTSLGGYLAQYLVAHDADRIDRAVFANTFPPNDIIAAENVWTAAIASYLPERLVMGVFRKRVASGAVPAAGGSPLVRAYLYEQSRGLMSKAQFQARYRCVIDRFEPVEPPMPVLIIESDNDPLISRELREMLRRTYPKAETHTFHKTGHFTYLNEPVAYTRVLAEFLERQD